One Spodoptera frugiperda isolate SF20-4 chromosome 10, AGI-APGP_CSIRO_Sfru_2.0, whole genome shotgun sequence genomic region harbors:
- the LOC118277490 gene encoding myrosinase 1-like yields the protein MYFKCAVVLSILIHGAWSATEQLKFPETFMFGAASAAYQIEGAWNESDKSPSMWDKLLHDRPEVVMDRSNGDVACDSYHLWRRDIEMLEELGMNMYRFSISWPRLLPTGFPNYISEDGKNYYNNLIDGLLEKGIQPMVTIYHFDLPQSLQDLGGWANPLITDWFADYANVVFSLYGDRVKYWITINEPMGMCDGGYGEFAAPYINDPYVGQYLCNKNTMVAHAKAYRIYDELYRDKYHGKLSISTLFFWFKPVEPEDQEITDLTIDLWASRYSHPIFSKEGGWPPKLERLLNENAKKQGYRYRLPPFTPEEIELVRGTYDYYALNHYTTRVVRRTKPGEKAGAWFFYGSPELNVRFDKDPRWRTTEIDWFAFYPEGLREQLNWLNTTYDVKEIIITENGIPTLNSGLVDIVRLDYYKEYLEQVLLAINDGINVTGYTAWTLMDNFEWLGGYVSNFGLYAVNFTHPNRTRTPRESARYFSKVTRSRMVHPNVDETKLNYVK from the exons ATGTATTTTAAGTGTGCAGTTGTCTTATC TATACTGATCCATGGAGCCTGGAGCGCCACTGAACAGCTGAAGTTCCCTGAAACGTTCATGTTCGGGGCTGCTTCAGCTGCCTACCAAATCGAAGGGGCATGGAATGAAAGTG ACAAAAGTCCCAGCATGTGGGACAAGCTGCTCCATGATCGCCCGGAGGTAGTGATGGACCGCAGCAACGGAGACGTGGCGTGTGACTCCTACCATCTCTGGAGGAGGGACATTGAGATGCTGGAGGAACTAGGAATGAATATGTACAG GTTCTCCATATCCTGGCCTCGTCTGCTTCCCACTGGGTTTCCCAACTACATCAGCGAGGATGGCAAGAACTACTACAACAACCTGATCGATGGTCTACTGGAGAAGGGCATACAACCTATGGTTACCATCTACCACTTCGACCTTCCACAGTCTCTGCAAGATTTAG GTGGTTGGGCAAATCCCCTTATAACAGATTGGTTTGCGGACTATGCGAATGTGGTCTTTTCGCTTTATGGTGACCGAGTGAAGTACTGGATCACCATAAATGAGCCTATGGGGATGTGTGACGGGGGCTATGGGGAATTCGCAGCCCCCTATATTAATGATCCGTATGTGGGGCAGTATCTGTGCAATAAGAACACCATGGTAGCCCACGCGAAGGCCTACAGGATCTATGATGAGTTGTACAGAGATAAATATCATG GAAAGCTGTCGATATCGACGTTATTCTTCTGGTTTAAGCCAGTCGAGCCAGAAGACCAAGAAATCACTGATTTAACTATCGATCTTTGG GCAAGCAGATACAGCCACCCAATTTTCTCGAAGGAAGGCGGCTGGCCACCCAAATTAGAACggttattaaatgaaaatgctAAGAAACAGGGCTACCGTTACAGGCTGCCGCCTTTCACTCCCGAAGAAATTGAGCTGGTTAGAG GTACCTATGACTACTACGCTCTGAACCACTACACGACGCGTGTGGTGCGCCGGACGAAGCCAGGTGAAAAGGCAGGAGCATGGTTCTTTTACGGCTCACCAGAACTTAACGTGAGATTCGATAAGGATCCCCGATGGAGGACCACTGAAATTGACTGGTTTGCT TTCTACCCAGAAGGTCTCCGGGAGCAGCTCAACTGGTTGAACACCACGTATGACGTGAAGGAGATTATCATCACTGAGAATGGAATACCAACTCTTAACAGTGGACTGGTGGACATCGTCAGGTTGGACTACTATAAGGAGTATTTGGAACAG GTCCTGCTAGCTATCAATGATGGGATCAACGTAACTGGATACACTGCCTGGACGCTGATGGACAACTTCGAGTGGTTGGGCGGTTACGt TTCAAACTTCGGCCTTTATGCTGTAAACTTCACGCATCCGAATCGGACCCGCACACCGAGGGAGTCAGCGCGATATTTTTCCAAAGTGACAAGAAGTAGGATGGTACATCCTAATGTAGATGAaaccaaattaaattatgttaaatag
- the LOC118277491 gene encoding protein SYS1 homolog codes for MSKIKKLTGSFRYTQWDPCLIVSQIVAMQSVLYCSLCLIIALMQDLTGSTRTLDHIFEYHEIHIRDSEGRSVIFAFVVNAIIGAFVLWMIVGRTKLCLDFSCTYHGLHLIACWMYNGTFPTTFSWWALSVSCACITCVAGEFLCLRTELQAIPLSNIGAKVDL; via the exons ATGTCGAAGATTAAGAAGTTGACGGGCTCGTTTCGCTATACCCAGTGGGATCCTTGCTTGATTGTCTCGCAGATAGTGGCTATGCAGTCCGTACTGTACTGCTCGTTATGTCTCATCATCGCCCTCATGCAAGATTTGACAGGATCTACCAGAACCTTGGACCATATCTTCGAATATCAT GAGATACACATACGTGACAGTGAGGGTCGCTCGGTCATTTTTGCATTTGTCGTGAATGCAATTATTGGAGCCTTCGTGCTGTGGATGATTGTCGGCAGGACTAAACTGTGCTTGGattttag TTGCACATACCACGGTCTCCATCTCATCGCTTGCTGGATGTACAACGGTACATTCCCAACGACATTCTCTTGGTGGGCGCTCAGCGTATCCTGTGCCTGCATCACCTGTGTGGCCGGAGAGTTCCTCTGCCTCCGCACCGAGCTGCAAGCGATACCACTCAGTAATATAGGAGCCAAAGTAGATTTATGA